Within Candidatus Palauibacter australiensis, the genomic segment CGAAGACCTCGTCGAGGAACTCCCGCAAGATATCGATCTGCTCTTCGTGAGCGCGTTTTCCCAGGGGGCCCAACTCGCCTACGCCATCAGCGAGATGTTCCGCCAGCGGGGCGCCGTCACCTGTATCGGCGGCCCGCACGCCCGCTGCTATCCCCAGGACGCTCAGAAGTACTTCGACTACGTGTTCGGCTTCACCGACAAGGAGGTGCTCAACGGAGTCCTCGACGACTGCCAGCCGCAGCGGCCCCTGGGCCGCCACGTGACGGCCGAGACGCAGCCGGTGTCCCTGCCCGGTGTGCGCGCGCGCTGGAAGTTCATCGAGCCGACGCTCAACAAGGCGCCGTTGTTCAAGATCGTCCCCATGCTCGGCAGCCTCGGGTGCCCGTACACGTGCAGCTTCTGCATCGATTCCGTCATCCCCTACCAGCCGCTCGACTTCGACGAGATGCGGGACGACCTCCGCTTCCTCGCGAAGAAGATGAAGCGGCCGATCGTCGGCTGGCACGACCCCAACTTCGGGGTCCGCTTCGACGACGTGCTGGGGGCGATCGAGGACGCCGTCCCCCCCGGCACGATCGAGTTCATCGCCGAGAGCAGCCTCTCCCTGCTCGGGGAGCCGCGGCTCAAGCGACTCGCGAAGGCCGGCTTCCGCGCGATCCTCCCCGGCGTCGAGTCGTGGTACATGCTGGGGAACAAGTCGAAGTCGCGGAACCGTCACGGGCTCGAGAAGGTCCGCCAGGTGTCGGACCATTCCAACCTCATCACGAGCTACATCCCCTATCTCCAGACCAACTTCGTGATGGGTCTCGATTGCGATGAAGGCCCCGAGCCCTTCGAGCTCACGAAGAAGTTCCTGGATGCCTCGCCCGCCGCCTTCCCCGGCTACTCCCTGCTGACGTCGTTCGGAGAGGCGGCCCCGCTCAACCTCGAATACCAGCAGGAAGGGCGGGTGCTCGGCTTCCCGTTCCACTTCCTCAACAACAATCACGCGATGAACCTCAAGCCGAAGAACTACGAGTGGATCGAGTTCTACGACCACGTCATCGACCTCACGCAGTACAGCTTCTCGAAGCGGGCGGTCTGGCGTCGGCTGAGGGCCAACCGCGGCGGCATCCCACGGCTCCTGAACGCCGTGCGCGCACTCTCGTCGGAGGGGAACGGGAGGATCGCCTACTACACGACCGTGCGCGACAAGCTCAAGTCGGACCGGAAGTTCCGGGACTACTTCGAGGGCGAGACGCAGGAGTTGCCGCAGTTCTACATCGACCGCGTGAAGCACGATCTCGGGCCGCTGTGGGAGTTCCTGCCCGAGGGCGCGATCGAGCACGACCCCTACGCCTATATCAAGAGCACGGGCGGCGCGGCCCCGGTGCAGGCGCGGGCCGGAGCGGTCGTCCACTAGTCGAGGAAAGGTCCCGCGTCCGGGGAGGTCCGTCCCGGGCCGGACCCCCGAAGCGAGCCACGTCGCGATGTCCAGAGCCTTCGTCAACGAAGACGCGACGCACGAACCCGAGCCGCGCTACGCGCTCCCGCCGCGCGAGTCGCCGCGCTTTGACGCGGCCGCGGCGCGGGCCCTCCTGGAGGGCGCCCACATCGGCAACACGCAGAGTGCCGAGACCGCGACCGGCTACGCCTGGGGCGACCCCGCCCTGGCGCCGCACATCGAGGATCTGATCCGCGAGGCGGAGGGACTCGGCGACGAGCGCATGGCTCGCCTCGGGCGACGCTACCTGCGCGCGGCCCGCCGCTGACGGGAGGCGAAGAGGCCGCCGCACTCGACCCACGACGGGGGATGGAGGCGGAAACCTGGACCGGATACCGAGGCTGATCGCCGGCATCACCGGAACCGCGGCCGCGCTCTTCTATCGCGTGGACCGGCATGGGCCTCCGCTCCCGGACGGTCCGTTGATCGTGGCGGCCAACCATCCCAACAGCCTTGTCGATGCCATGCTGATCTTCCGGTGCAGCGACCGGATCACGCGGCCGCTGGGTCGCGCACCGCTCTTCGACCGGTTCCTTCTGGGTCCGATGCTGCGGGCGCTGGGCGGCATACCGGTCCACCGCAGGGAGGACGATCCCGAGGCAATGCACCGCAACGAGGAGATGTTCCGGTCGGCGGTCGACGTGCTCCACGGGGGCGGCGCCATCCAGATCTATCCCGAGGGCAAGAGCCACTCCGAGGCGCGCCTGGCGGAGTTCCGCACGGGGACCGCGCGGATCGCGCTGCAGGCGGAGGAAGGCGCCGACTGGGGGCTCGGGCTGTCGATCGCGCCCGTGGGGATCACCTATGCCGCCAAGGAGTTGGCCAGAACCGAGGTCGCCGTGCGGTTCGGCAAGGCGTTCGGGTGCGCGGACCTGAAGGAGGCGTACCGGGAGGATCCCGTCGCCGCGGGGCGCAGGCTCACCGAGCGGATCGAGCGGGGGGTGCGCCGCGAGACGCTGAACTTCGGCCGCCCCCGAGACCGGATTCTCGTCGAGGTGGCGGAGCAGCTCTACGTCCGTGAATTGCGGTGGGTGCCGTGGCGGACCCGGGAGCCGCTGGGGACGCGCTTCCCCCGCCTGCAGCGTTTCGCGCGGGGCCTGGAATGGATCCGCCGGGCGCACCCCGAGGAGCACCGCCGCCTGGTGGAAAAGGTGGCGCGGTATGCCCGGCTGAGCGACGAGCTCCGTGCCGGGGAAGGGGACGTGCCTCCCCGCTACAGCTTCCTCCCGGTCGCGAAGTACGTCGTCGTGCGCGGAACGCTCCTGGCGCTTGGGCTTCCCTTCGCGGTGGCCGGATCCCTGCTCTGGGCTCCCATAGTCCGGCTGCCCGGCTTCGTCGTCAGGCTCGTGAGACCCGAACTCGAGGTCACCGCGACGGTCAAGCTGGGGACGCTCCTGGCCGGGACGTGTGCGGCCTGGATCCTGGGGCCCGTGCTGGGCTATCTCGTGGGGGGATGGACGGTCGCCGCGGTGGCGGCCGTGGTGCCCCCCGCGTGCGGCTTCGTGGCGATGCTGTGGATGGAACTCGCCCGCGAGGTGCGAGAGGACACCGCCGTCTTCCT encodes:
- a CDS encoding radical SAM protein, whose product is EDLVEELPQDIDLLFVSAFSQGAQLAYAISEMFRQRGAVTCIGGPHARCYPQDAQKYFDYVFGFTDKEVLNGVLDDCQPQRPLGRHVTAETQPVSLPGVRARWKFIEPTLNKAPLFKIVPMLGSLGCPYTCSFCIDSVIPYQPLDFDEMRDDLRFLAKKMKRPIVGWHDPNFGVRFDDVLGAIEDAVPPGTIEFIAESSLSLLGEPRLKRLAKAGFRAILPGVESWYMLGNKSKSRNRHGLEKVRQVSDHSNLITSYIPYLQTNFVMGLDCDEGPEPFELTKKFLDASPAAFPGYSLLTSFGEAAPLNLEYQQEGRVLGFPFHFLNNNHAMNLKPKNYEWIEFYDHVIDLTQYSFSKRAVWRRLRANRGGIPRLLNAVRALSSEGNGRIAYYTTVRDKLKSDRKFRDYFEGETQELPQFYIDRVKHDLGPLWEFLPEGAIEHDPYAYIKSTGGAAPVQARAGAVVH
- a CDS encoding 1-acyl-sn-glycerol-3-phosphate acyltransferase; translated protein: MDRHGPPLPDGPLIVAANHPNSLVDAMLIFRCSDRITRPLGRAPLFDRFLLGPMLRALGGIPVHRREDDPEAMHRNEEMFRSAVDVLHGGGAIQIYPEGKSHSEARLAEFRTGTARIALQAEEGADWGLGLSIAPVGITYAAKELARTEVAVRFGKAFGCADLKEAYREDPVAAGRRLTERIERGVRRETLNFGRPRDRILVEVAEQLYVRELRWVPWRTREPLGTRFPRLQRFARGLEWIRRAHPEEHRRLVEKVARYARLSDELRAGEGDVPPRYSFLPVAKYVVVRGTLLALGLPFAVAGSLLWAPIVRLPGFVVRLVRPELEVTATVKLGTLLAGTCAAWILGPVLGYLVGGWTVAAVAAVVPPACGFVAMLWMELAREVREDTAVFLRLQGRPDRREQFARLRSELTETLRQLEEQWMDERQVHER